The proteins below come from a single Miscanthus floridulus cultivar M001 chromosome 1, ASM1932011v1, whole genome shotgun sequence genomic window:
- the LOC136489095 gene encoding uncharacterized acetyltransferase At3g50280-like: protein MQQSPVQVVSRRIVKPPPRPRERVPLTTWDLSLLSADYIQKGLLFAPPPCFSTFTHLVDHLQAALADAIATYYPVAGRLAIDRHHDDEGHVVGCSVSVDCAGQGVEVLEAVADGVVVADVVPPDADVPSVVRSLFPLNEAVNYDGHERPLFVVQVTQLADGVFVGFVYNHALSDGTAFWNFINAWAEIARARLSSPAPGGGACVLASRTPPLFERWSPDGSGAAAPVVLPYADIEGLIVRPTLPPPPQRDRMLHFSAESLAALKERARQELLAAGDTAGAAAVTSFQALSSLLWRCFVRARRTAPDQEMVFRASANNRGRLRPPLPAEYFGNAINAVSTEAVRASELLARGHGWAAAAVGRAVAAHTDAGIRALAAAWAAKPGLLAFRLFDPNAMFISSSPRFDMYGCDFGWGKALAVRGGKANKYDGKVSLFPGREGGGSIDAEVVLTPEHMVALEQDDEFWAAVSPDVQPATK, encoded by the coding sequence ATGCAGCAGTCACCGGTGCAAGTGGTGTCGAGGCGCATCGTGAAGCCGCCGCCTCGGCCTCGCGAGCGCGTCCCGCTCACCACCTGGGACCTCTCCTTGCTCTCCGCCGACTACATCCAGAAGGGCCTGCTCTTCGCGCCGCCGCCCTGCTTCTCCACCTTCACCCACCTCGTCGACCACCTCCAGGCCGCCCTCGCCGACGCGATCGCCACCTACTACCCCGTCGCCGGCCGCCTCGCCATCGACCGACACCATGACGACGAGGGCCACGTCGTCGGCTGCTCCGTGTCCGTGGACTGCGCCGGCCAGGGCGTCGAGGTCCTCGAGGCTGTCGCGGACGGCGTCGTGGTCGCCGACGTCGTCCCTCCCGACGCCGATGTCCCGAGCGTCGTCCGATCCTTGTTCCCGCTCAACGAGGCCGTCAACTACGACGGCCACGAGCGCCCGCTCTTCGTCGTCCAGGTCACCCAGCTCGCCGACGGCGTCTTCGTCGGGTTCGTGTACAACCACGCGCTCTCCGACGGCACGGCCTTCTGGAACTTCATCAACGCGTGGGCGGAGATCGCGCGGGCCAGGCTGTCGTCCCCGGCCCCTGGCGGCGGCGCATGCGTGCTCGCGTCGCGCACGCCGCCCCTTTTCGAGCGCTGGTCGCCCGACGGTAGTGGCGCGGCGGCGCCGGTCGTGCTCCCGTACGCCGACATCGAGGGGCTCATCGTGAGGCcgacgctgccgccgccgccgcagaggGACCGGATGCTGCACTTCTCGGCGGAGTCTCTAGCGGCGCTCAAGGAGCGTGCACGGCAGGAGCTCCTGGCAGCCGGGGACACTGCCGGGGCGGCCGCCGTGACAAGTTTCCAGGCGCTGAGCTCGCTGCTATGGAGGTGCTTCGTCCGCGCGCGGCGCACGGCGCCGGACCAGGAGATGGTGTTCCGCGCGTCCGCCAACAACCGCGGGCGGCTCCGGCCGCCGCTGCCGGCGGAGTACTTCGGGAACGCCATCAACGCCGTCTCGACGGAGGCGGTGCGCGCGTCGGAGCTGCTGGCGCGCGGGCACGGGTGGGCGGCGGCCGCCGTGGGCCGCGCGGTGGCGGCGCACACGGACGCGGGCATCCGAGCGCTCGCGGCGGCCTGGGCGGCGAAGCCGGGGCTGTTGGCGTTCAGGCTGTTCGACCCGAACGCGATGTTCATCAGCAGCTCGCCCCGGTTCGACATGTACGGCTGCGACTTCGGGTGGGGAAAGGCGCTGGCGGTGCGGGGCGGCAAGGCCAAcaagtacgacggcaaggtgTCGTTGTTCCCGGGGCGGGAGGGCGGAGGCAGCATCGACGCGGAGGTGGTGCTGACGCCGGAGCACATGGTAGCGCTGGAGCAGGACGACGAGTTCTGGGCTGCCGTGTCGCCGGACGTGCAGCCGGCGACGAAATAA
- the LOC136489105 gene encoding uncharacterized protein isoform X2 gives MEPEAAALSQLQLQLLALVSEFRLLRERERGAREELRDAGQRWEAAAEEHRREARELRAEVAARDDSIRRLEARIKCLESENELLEKNENNLKESMEVLLQSREAFIKHYEDSTCSMQWTIQMKDKQIAVISEKLNSHLVLFSSVEKEVDAMKQVLGDVHCLVGEKENVVADLKDKVQRISVLEKDFVERLNFLESKISAYQLELCSRARIIYELKNRLEAEKLNNVFQSDLEELKKTLLVKDEIIERLTSENQAMRLELHNMENALQKFQDLFSSIGNERMKIFSAISESQGVQDVNNEQLERFPGSQCGLANEHTSVTAVVKEATTQNVDHQLETDPGSMQVQSPVHFKSGALPSPELVSANTETADSLLEPKGDIDMSPERPTDCLNLDPDTENQS, from the exons ATGGAGCCCGAGGCGGCGGCGCTgtcgcagctgcagctgcagctcctcgcCCTCGTCTCTGAGTTCCGCCTTCTCCGC GAGCGGGAGCGCGGCGCCCGCGAGGAGCTCCGCGACGCCGGCCAG AggtgggaggcggcggcggaggagcacCGTAGGGAGGCCCGGGAGCTGCGAGCGGAGGTGGCCGCGCGGGACGACTCGATACGGAGGCTCGAGGCCAGG ATAAAGTGTCTTGAGAGTGAGAATGAGCTGCTGGAGAAAAACGAAAACAACTTGAAAGAAAGCATGGAGGTGCTACTTCAATCAAGGGAGGCTTTCATAAAACACTATGAG GACTCTACTTGTTCTATGCAATGGACAATCCAGATGAAGGACAAACAGATTGCTGTAATTTCGGAGAAATTGAATTCACATCTTGTTTTGTTTAGTTCGGTAGAAAAGGAAGTTGATGCCATGAaacaagtactaggtgatgtgcATTGTCTGGTTGGTGAGAAGGAAAATGTAG TTGCTGACTTGAAGGATAAAGTCCAAAGGATTTCTGTGCTTGAGAAAGATTTTGTAG AGAGACTTAATTTCCTGGAAAGCAAAATCAGTGCATACCAGCTTGAACTCTGTAGTAGGGCAAGGATCATATATGAGTTAAAAAATCGCCTTGAGGCTGAGAAGCTTAACAATGTTTTTCAGTCTGATCTGGAAGAA CTTAAGAAAACTTTGTTGGTGAAGGATGAGATTATTGAGAGATTAACTTCAGAGAATCAG GCAATGCGTTTGGAACTTCATAATATGGAAAATGCTTTACAGAAATTTCAAGATTTATTCAGTAGTATTGGGAATGAG CGAATGAAGATTTTTTCAGCAATTTCTGAAAGTCAGGGTGTACAGGATGTGAATAATGAGCAGCTTGAAAG GTTTCCAGGTTCACAATGTGGTCTAGCAAATGAGCATACCTCAGTAACTGCAGTTGTCAAAGAAG CCACCACACAAAATGTAGACCACCAGTTGGAAACTGATCCAGGCAGCATGCAAGTACAAAGTCCAGTGCACTTCAAG TCTGGTGCCTTGCCATCTCCGGAGCTAGTATCTGCGAATACAGAAACGGCCGACAGCCTTCTTGAACCCAAAGGAGACATTGACATG AGTCCTGAACGACCGACAGATTGTTTGAATCTTGATCCTGACACGGAGAATCAGTCCTGA
- the LOC136489105 gene encoding uncharacterized protein isoform X1 produces MEPEAAALSQLQLQLLALVSEFRLLRERERGAREELRDAGQRWEAAAEEHRREARELRAEVAARDDSIRRLEARIKCLESENELLEKNENNLKESMEVLLQSREAFIKHYEDSTCSMQWTIQMKDKQIAVISEKLNSHLVLFSSVEKEVDAMKQVLGDVHCLVGEKENVVADLKDKVQRISVLEKDFVERLNFLESKISAYQLELCSRARIIYELKNRLEAEKLNNVFQSDLEELKKTLLVKDEIIERLTSENQAMRLELHNMENALQKFQDLFSSIGNERMKIFSAISESQGVQDVNNEQLERFPGSQCGLANEHTSVTAVVKEATTQNVDHQLETDPGSMQVQSPVHFKSGALPSPELVSANTETADSLLEPKGDIDMGGLSPRVLNDRQIV; encoded by the exons ATGGAGCCCGAGGCGGCGGCGCTgtcgcagctgcagctgcagctcctcgcCCTCGTCTCTGAGTTCCGCCTTCTCCGC GAGCGGGAGCGCGGCGCCCGCGAGGAGCTCCGCGACGCCGGCCAG AggtgggaggcggcggcggaggagcacCGTAGGGAGGCCCGGGAGCTGCGAGCGGAGGTGGCCGCGCGGGACGACTCGATACGGAGGCTCGAGGCCAGG ATAAAGTGTCTTGAGAGTGAGAATGAGCTGCTGGAGAAAAACGAAAACAACTTGAAAGAAAGCATGGAGGTGCTACTTCAATCAAGGGAGGCTTTCATAAAACACTATGAG GACTCTACTTGTTCTATGCAATGGACAATCCAGATGAAGGACAAACAGATTGCTGTAATTTCGGAGAAATTGAATTCACATCTTGTTTTGTTTAGTTCGGTAGAAAAGGAAGTTGATGCCATGAaacaagtactaggtgatgtgcATTGTCTGGTTGGTGAGAAGGAAAATGTAG TTGCTGACTTGAAGGATAAAGTCCAAAGGATTTCTGTGCTTGAGAAAGATTTTGTAG AGAGACTTAATTTCCTGGAAAGCAAAATCAGTGCATACCAGCTTGAACTCTGTAGTAGGGCAAGGATCATATATGAGTTAAAAAATCGCCTTGAGGCTGAGAAGCTTAACAATGTTTTTCAGTCTGATCTGGAAGAA CTTAAGAAAACTTTGTTGGTGAAGGATGAGATTATTGAGAGATTAACTTCAGAGAATCAG GCAATGCGTTTGGAACTTCATAATATGGAAAATGCTTTACAGAAATTTCAAGATTTATTCAGTAGTATTGGGAATGAG CGAATGAAGATTTTTTCAGCAATTTCTGAAAGTCAGGGTGTACAGGATGTGAATAATGAGCAGCTTGAAAG GTTTCCAGGTTCACAATGTGGTCTAGCAAATGAGCATACCTCAGTAACTGCAGTTGTCAAAGAAG CCACCACACAAAATGTAGACCACCAGTTGGAAACTGATCCAGGCAGCATGCAAGTACAAAGTCCAGTGCACTTCAAG TCTGGTGCCTTGCCATCTCCGGAGCTAGTATCTGCGAATACAGAAACGGCCGACAGCCTTCTTGAACCCAAAGGAGACATTGACATG GGCGGTTTATCTCCCAGAGTCCTGAACGACCGACAGATTGTTTGA
- the LOC136489119 gene encoding IQ domain-containing protein IQM2-like: MGLSISYPPDDYLPAVEDNMGRLFIRSLSFDDMEAAAESPLSSPSTSPSALPPAFGSGKLIIEGSLSFKRREADSIQMQNVLSIRSPKPPDKEACNIISAGAASSGSSRFGPIGDRPPDYDYPMVGMDSPKHQAAAVRLQKVYKSFRTRRQLADCAVLVEQRWWKLLDFALLKRNSVSFFDIEKPETAVSKWSRARMRAAKVGKGLSKDEKAQKLALQHWLEAIDPRHRYGHNLHFYYHRWLHCQSKQPFFYWLDVGEGKDVNLEEHCPRSKLHKQCIKYLGPKERENYEVIVEDTRLMYKLSRQIVDTTGSATGTKWIFVLSTCKTLYIGQKQKGVFQHSSFLAGGATSAAGRLVVEDGILKAVWPHSGHYRPTEQNFQEFMNFLKERSVDLTNVMLSPSEEGEEDGDFSLRGSRSQLDLTQLCQQEESQEQEAQSAQRHGKDEAETCSHEPTVPTSTETCSMPATTIRKTSSDNRLQGKRPPRLLISSNNIAPLPPTTFGHSNARAPSPGVKDVDPDSAMLGECLDFCKRNLFAEDGYEDHYLDDLAEVPEALILSRINSKRAMHSYQLGKQLHFHWSTGAGPRIGCVRDYPSELQFRALEEVSLSPRGGGGRPARFPSPRPGALTPNSIPAAKCGSLMAEGDGVHVSLKPRQRSATWTAF; encoded by the exons ATGGGATTGTCAATCTCATACCCACCGGACGACTACCTGCCAGCAGTGGAGGACAACATGGGGCGGCTCTTCATCCGGTCTCTGAGCTTCGACGACATGGAGGCCGCCGCTGAGTCGCCTTTGTCTTCGCCTTCGACTTCGCCTTCGGCATTGCCCCCCGCCTTTGGCTCCGGGAAGCTCATCATAGAAGGCTCCCTGAGCTTCAAAAGGAGAGAGGCTGACAGCATTCAGATGCAGAATGTGTTGTCCATCAGGAGTCCTAAACCTCCTGATAAAGAAGCTTGCAACATCATCAGTGCCGGTGCTGCTAGTTCTGGGTCATCAAGATTCGGGCCAATCGGGGACCGTCCACCAGATTATGATTACCCTATGGTCGGAATGGACAGCCCCAAGCACCAGGCCGCGGCCGTCAGGCTGCAGAAGGTGTACAAGAGCTTCAGGACAAGGCGGCAGCTTGCGGATTGTGCTGTTCTTGTGGAACAACGATG GTGGAAGTTGCTTGATTTTGCACTGCTCAAGCGGAACTCGGTGTCATTCTTTGACATAGAGAAGCCTGAGACTGCTGTCTCAAAATGGTCCCGGGCAAGAATGAGGGCTGCCAAG GttggcaaaggtctctccaaggATGAAAAGGCCCAGAAACTTGCGCTGCAGCACTGGCTCGAGGCG ATTGACCCTCGACATCGGTATGGGCACAACCTGCACTTCTACTACCACCGCTGGCTCCACTGCCAGAGCAAGCAGCCATTCTTCTATTG GTTGGATGTAGGAGAAGGGAAAGATGTCAACTTAGAGGAGCATTGCCCTAGATCGAAGTTGCACAAGCAATGTATCAAGTACCTTGGTCCT AAAGAAAGGGAAAATTATGAAGTGATAGTCGAGGATACGAGGCTGATGTACAAGCTGAGCCGTCAGATAGTCGACACGACTGGAAGCGCCACGGGGACCAAGTGGATCTTTGTGCTCAGTACATGCAAGACTCTTTACATAGGCCAG AAGCAGAAGGGCGTATTCCAGCACTCAAGCTTCCTTGCAGGGGGAGCCACATCTGCTGCAGGAAGACTGGTCGTGGAGGATGGAATTCTCAAG GCTGTGTGGCCTCACAGTGGGCATTACCGGCCGACGGAGCAGAACTTTCAGGAGTTCATGAACTTCCTGAAGGAGAGGAGTGTGGATCTTACCAATGTGATG TTGAGCCCAtcagaagaaggtgaagaagacgGCGACTTCAGCCTCAGGGGCAGCCGCTCTCAGCTGGACCTGACCCAACTCTGCCAGCAAGAAGAGAGCCAAGAACAGGAGGCACAATCTGCGCAACGCCATGGCAAAGACGAAGCCGAGACCTGCAGCCACGAACCCACCGTGCCAACATCTACAGAGACCTGCAGCATGCCGGCGACGACGATCAGGAAGACCTCGTCAGACAACAGGCTGCAAGGGAAGCGGCCGCCCAGGCTGCTGATCAGCTCCAACAACATAGCACCCCTGCCGCCCACCACATTCGGCCACAGCAACGCCAGGGCGCCATCGCCCGGCGTGAAGGACGTGGACCCGGACTCGGCCATGCTGGGCGAGTGCCTCGACTTCTGCAAGCGGAACCTGTTCGCGGAGGACGGGTACGAGGACCACTACCTGGACGATCTCGCGGAGGTGCCGGAGGCGCTGATCCTGAGCCGCATCAACTCCAAGCGGGCCATGCACTCGTACCAGCTCGGCAAGCAGCTGCACTTCCACTGGAGCACCGGTGCCGGGCCCCGGATCGGCTGCGTCCGCGACTACCCCTCCGAGCTCCAGTTCCGGGCGCTGGAGGAGGTCAGCCTGTCGccccgcggtggcggcggcaggccGGCGAGGTTCCCGTCGCCCAGGCCGGGCGCGCTCACGCCCAACAGCATCCCTGCCGCCAAGTGTGGCTCCCTTATGGCTGAAGGCGACGGCGTGCACGTTTCGCTCAAGCCTAGGCAGAGGAGTGCCACTTGGACTGCATTTTGA